In one window of Camelina sativa cultivar DH55 chromosome 15, Cs, whole genome shotgun sequence DNA:
- the LOC104746395 gene encoding sugar transport protein 4-like → MIGVKFGVAGTGNIGKGDANLIVALICIYVAGFAWSWGPLGWLVPSEISPLEIRSAAQAINVSVNMFFTFLVAQLFLTMLCHMKFGLFFFFAFFVVIMTIFIYLMLPETKNVPIEEMNRVWKAHWFWGRFIPDEAVNMGAAEMQQKSV, encoded by the coding sequence ATGATTGGAGTCAAATTCGGAGTGGCTGGAACAGGGAACATAGGGAAAGGAGATGCTAATCTGATCGTGGCACTGATCTGCATCTATGTAGCGGGTTTCGCCTGGTCATGGGGACCGTTGGGATGGTTGGTTCCAAGTGAGATATCTCCACTAGAGATCCGATCAGCAGCACAAGCCATAAACGTATCGGTCAACATGTTCTTCACATTCCTTGTGGCTCAGCTCTTCCTCACTATGCTCTGTCACATGAAATTCggattattcttcttcttcgccttcttTGTTGTCATAATGACTATATTCATCTACTTGATGTTGCCTGAGACGAAGAATGTGCCCATCGAAGAGATGAACAGAGTGTGGAAGGCACACTGGTTCTGGGGAAGGTTTATTCCTGATGAAGCTGTTAATATGGGTGCTGCTGAGATGCAACAGAAGTCCGTATGA